One Ictalurus furcatus strain D&B chromosome 7, Billie_1.0, whole genome shotgun sequence genomic window, AGTCTTAATGTGGAGGACTTTACCTTCCAACTATCAGCACATTCACATCCTTAAAACAACctcttatctgtgtgtgtgtgtgtgtgtgtgtgtgtgtgtgtgtgtgtgtgtgtgtgtgagcgagtgagaCAGAGTTGACCTGATCTAAACTAATGTTGTTTAAAGGTAAACTTTGACTAAGCTTTAGTCACTTTTTCATCTAAAACATGTTTCAATTAAGATAAATACTGGATGGTTACACAAACACTGACGTTCTCCTGAGATCCCATATCAGAGGCTGTTCTGTACAGGCTGTTCTGTACTTCTGCCAGTAAAAAAAAGGTCACAACTTCTGTCCTCAGTACTGTTCAATGATTCAAACATAACCATAAAAATATTTCGAAAAATTGGACAGAAGCGCTACCAGTCTTTATTAATGAAATGACATTCAATGTTATATGAGTGGGAATCATGTGAGTTTTGGAAAGTGAGTCATTTGTCTGCTGTCAGCTGAAGTAAAATGTACATGATGTAATTCCTTCCCTCCTTTTATCCTTTCCACTTGCATGCTCATTTAACTTCCTGTCTTCCTGTCCACATCTTGTAATATCCAAATACTAGCATCACTCGCTTTCATTTTAGTCATAATTACCTACTTTGGGTGCAGTATGCATATATTCTGTCAGGTGAGCTGGTTTTACactcctgtctgtctcactgactaaaaacacacataaaaaaaagctttgtcgAGTCTCCCTTAGTTCTTCTGttcctctttctcattctccCACAGTGAGCCTCTCCATTGGGCTGATcaatcaaaatgtttttttcactaCCCTTTTGTGTAAGTATTCTTCCTCTTCTCAAAACCATTCTGACTTTCAAGACCATAgacacatatacatttacacCCTTTACTCATGGGCAGATGTTTTTtcatccaaagcaacttacaattcATCTGAGCAGATGAAGGTTAAAGGCATTGACCAAGGGCCCAGTAATGGCAGTTTGACTGTGCCAGGATTTGCACTCACAAGCTTCTAACCACTGCTGGATAAAAATGACTTAGccgcatacagtatgtacaaggACCAAAACAAATGCACTGAAAGACAGAGGCATACAACGTTTCGTAATCCTAGCTAATGAGACCACTGATTTTAGATTTCCTAGATTCCTTAAATTCCTCCAAGGGGTCACCAAATGTCAAGTGATTATAGTGACCCAAAAAGACTAGAAACTCCTGAACTCTCAGACTCATCTTATTCTGCTTGGaatacatacagacagacaccaGCACACATGggaacaaacacatacacacagtgtgtcTACTTACATATGCAGGCTGCAGCTAACAAGCGATTAGCCAAATAAGGTGCAATACATGTAGGGAAGATTGGCTGCACCATATAGTTGGAAAAAGTAATAGCTATCACAGCCTGGCTGGTGGGCTCGATGATGAGGAGTGATGTCCATAGACGAATGAAGGCCATAAAACCTCCAAAGGCCTCCAGGATGTAGGCATAACTGGCTCCAGACTTGGTAATGGTGGTTCCCAGCTCGGCATAGCACAAAGCACCAAATACTGAGAAAATTCCACCAATTGTCCACACTACCAATGATAAGCCATAGGAAGCGCTATAAATCAGCACACCCTTAGGTGAGACGAAGATGCCTGAACCAATCATGTTCCCCACAATTAGGCAGACACCATTGATCAGGGAGATCTCTTTCTTTAGTTTCATTGATTCCTGAGAACCATTTTCCTTCAGGTTGCCATTGGTTACCTCTGGAGAAGATTCTTGTGTCGAGGCAGGACTATAGGTGGCCATTTTGTCATGAGATCGTAAAGGAGGATGACTGAGATGCTGAGTGGACAGACTGGCTGTcagtctatttttaaaaattcaaatgttttaataaagtcAGACTATGTCCAAGTTATCCGTCTTGAGGCGACATCTGAGGGGGAGATAAATTATGTTTAGTATTcacaagacacacacatgcatacacacacaaaatcttacAATGAAGGCCTTGGTCCACAGGCACATTTGTTATTTGATCTTGCAGATAGCTATTAGGGAGCCATTAGTGGCTTGGCTAAATGGCTTTTTTCCCAGTGAGTAAACAAATGGGCTCAGAGAGAGATGCTaaaggaaagacagaaaaacatctACTCTTCAGTGCAGTTACACTGTATGACAGGTTAAACACATTGCTCGGTCTGTTAGGGTATTTATCATCAGTGAAGAGGAGCAGATCAATTGTGACAAATCAAGTTAAATCATGATTAACAGGTTTATCTATCTTATTATGGGATCAAACTGATTTGtttctggttctctctctctctctctctctcgctttctctctctcgccctttctctctctctcttacacacacacacacacacacgtgcgaagacagaaaatatttttctgAAAGCTGACAAATTTCACTGCCAGGTTTACATAGATTCACAGACAATATATCACATACATGTAGCCTGTATCACTGACCTTGTAAACAGTCACCACACACAAAATTTGAGTATTTTGAGTataattagtttttgtttttttaaacataatagaCAGCAGTAGACTTAATTAAAAAGTGGACCATTCATTGAAATTTGGTTAAACATTGCTACATAAGCTGCTGACAATGACTTCCTAAGCAGTTTATACACATGGTTTCCCAAGAATGATTTCATGATTTCATATCATTACATAAACCCTAATGCAGTGAAGAATTAGTGAATAacatgtaataaacacacagagattATTCCTTTAACCTGAAGGAAACTGAGAATATACAGTGAACACTGTGGTAATGCAGAGAAATTGCTACTACAAGATATATTGAAAGATGGACTCGTGAAGGGCCCggtagtaaaaacaaaacaaaacaaaacaaaaaaacctaatCTATTGCTGTGATTTATGACATTGTTCCTGGttgtgaaaatttattttttttttaattgcagcatatatactgtataaatatagcctatatcaataataaatatcatttcTGATTGAAAGTAATGTTCCAATTTGATGCAGAGTTATCCTGTTTTGTAGGTATGTTAAAACATAtcaggaaagaaaggaagaaagaaatgcatTACACAGCAGGAGGTGAACAGGTAAGGCCTCTAGGAAAAGGAGTGAGAACTGCTGCTTCCGGATGTCTTATAGACCCGAGTGAGGGCAAGGTCCAGCAACACCGACAAGCTCTTATAAAAACCAGGTGTAAAACAGGataagcaatttaaaaatgcattctgTACCAAAACATagcttaataaaaatgtaaatcaaaaaTATGACTTGTTAGACAGGGGTATAAGGAATATAAATGAAGTCTATGCTATAGGTGAAGAGTAAAATACCCAGATACTTAGTGATGAAGTCTTTGACTTGTTTACATTGTCAGTCGATATTTTCCATTGACTAACCCCTAGATTATCCTTATCTTCCTCATAACCTGTGCGTACGAATCTATTATGTCCTTCAAGTTTATATAATCATCATAAATCGGTGAAAAGGAGAAGGTTTAGTCCTAGGTTTAGTCCTAGGTTTAGCCTAGTAGCCTTCACTGTACTCGTTTCTCGTGtcggatttttattttaaaagaacatgGCTCTGGTGATTTCCATGGTAACGTTAGCCTACCTTGAATAACGGCACGGCAAGGCTGCTGCAGGCTCTTGGCTCTTCGGTGATTCAGCACTGCTTGTTTCCGCTCTTTACTTGTCATTCACGCTGGCTAAGAAGAATAACAGAGGTTTAAAAGCCATTTTGAGAATTTAATGAAAGCGTGGAGTCAGCTTTGGAGCATGTGCTGCTGTCCTGTCagctctctcactccctccctctcaggATGATGTTTTGAAGGTGCAGCCACTGGAGGCTGATCAGCTGATAGACTTCTGCTTTCTCCGAGAACATGACACACCTAATGGGCTTAAACAGGAGGAAATTTAGGATATGCCACACTTAACAAGTGAAAAACAGATGTGGACGTCTGAAGTCATGTGAAGTcactcatacatacattcatacactgaTACTAAACATGACAGCATCTACAAGGGGGGAGTGTAAATTGACTACATGGGAAAAGAAGACACGTTTGGTGAAAGCTGACAGACATGTCTTCCACTCCACACCCTATAATAATAGTAGGCTAAttggtataaataaataaatgtgataatTGCGTtaagaaatttatttaattctcaGCATTTTGCCCCTGAAGCACACTTATTTTTAAAGCCAGTAGCTGGCAAAAGGAGAATGAATAACGGTAAACTATCATTTAAACAATAGAGATATTCATTTCCCTTCACACAGTAACGTTAAGCAGCAGAGTTTACTCCTGATAGTTCTGGGAAACTTTTTAAAATCGTTAACTCTGTAGTTCAACGCTACTAGGATTCAGTCTCATCATTTTCATCAGTGCACCTGTTGCGCCTACCCGTGGATTAAACCTGCTACTGCACATTACTGGTATTGTTGCTTAAGCAAAACTACGAACAAAATAGTTttccaaaggaaaaaaacaaaacaaaacagccacatatgttgatgttttaaatgtagaaTCTTCCCGGTATGTAATAAACTAAGTTGaacgttttttatttttgttgttgtttatatgtttgttaGGCTTTATATACCATAGATTTAGTCAATATAGATATGCTTATGCGTATCCACATACAGCCAATTTGAAATAACTTTTTTGTGGTTACTCAGTGAACACATCAAATCCATGTGGTACATGACTGACCTCAAGGTTGATTAAACCAATTCATATAATCATTGTAGTAAATAATGATAAATCCCTGGGCAAAAACAAGCACAGAGAACTTGTGATCATGATTGACCGTTTACATACTTAAGAATTCAGGAATTTttattctcctttcttatcaTTCAGCGATAAGTCTATTCCTATCCTGTACTTGTGATTGAGACATGCCTTGTGTCGCTTCCGAAAGTGTGTGGACAAACTTCTAACCCTATTTTTTTGGGCTcattgtctctctccctctcaacCTCAACATTCTTCTCCTTGGTTACCAGTTGTCATGGTTTCAAGGGCTCTGCAGAAGCAGGATTAGGAGGCATTTTGGGGACAGCTGGCTGGGTTGGTCCCCActgcccccctccccctccccctcaccACAGGTTCAGAGACGCTTGGGTGGGGTAAGGGGATCATTGTGCAGGGATTAGAGCTTCCTGTGTGTCAGTCCCATTACATAGGGAGGAGTAGAGGATGGAAAGAGGCTGAAAGAgtgagaatgaaagagaaaatgaaagagagagcatATGAAAGCAAGcgtgacacagagagagggtgTTGGAGAGGAGGGAGTGAGTGGAGGGGGTGCCTACAGCTGCACACTCAATCACAGTCcacaagtccacacacacacacacacgcacacacagagtcatggacacacacacacacacagagtcatgaACACaccgcatacacacatacacctatCAACATGCACACCACAGATCTGGTGAACTAAGCCCTATGAAAGGAAATAGACTCTGAAAGGGCACCAAAAAAGTACACAAAAGATCTCTGGGGCAGATACACAGAGTATTGAGGTTgggaaaacacaaacacacagactaaAAGAATGGACAGGAGAATGGCTGTTATGGCAGTCATTCTGTCTATTTGGTAATTTGACCAAAATTGGGCTGAATTAAAATTCAGGACTTTTAACACAGAACCCTTTCTCTTCTTAACATGTGTACAATATTTGGCATGTATGCTACAAGgtttacacacacctacacacacacacataaaagcacatcacacaAGTATTTATCTGAATGACATTCATTCGGCTTTTATTCCTAACCTTCAAGacaatgaagtaaaaaaaaggcaacacaCAACGTAAAATAGCGAGTGAGCAAAATAGAGTTCAGTGCAATCCACTGACAAAGGGCAGCATTTTTCTTGAGTAActcaaaagagaaaataaatgaccatTTGGGCAAACCAACTAAATGCCTATAAATGAAATCAGAGTCATGATCAGGTCAGGTCAGGTCATCTCTCCGCCTAGAGAGTTTAGGTATACCTTAACAATCATCATTCTCATCATTGCTCAGGTCAATCATGCTTACTGAAGCTGCTCCAGTGTGTAAAACTTAGTCCTAACTTTCATCACCTGGACAATATTGGACAATGCTACAGTAAAATACGGACTAGGGCTAGAGTAATGAATCCAATGAAAATAATTGCATACAAAGACATACTGAGAGCGTACTATATGCATGTTATAAGACCTGGTTCACAAAATTTTACAGTGTAATGTCACTGCAATAAATCCTCATAATAAAGACTTTAAAACATGTTGAAATCAGTGCTGCTACAGATAATAACATCCAGTACATACAGAAGCATTATGGTTACAGtgaagggagagaaaaaaaaaaacattaaagaaaagaaattaaagtTTGGGATTCCATTTTTGTCCACCTCTATAGAGCTGACCAGTGTTGATGATATATGATATGCAAACCCTTTTTGTCTTCAAATAATCTTACTTATGTTGGAATTATATCTATTGTAAAAGGTCAGAAATCAACGTATTGTACAATTTGTACTATAAAataccaacattttttttcaaccatTGATCCTGATTCTCAGAATGCTGATATCTGATATCAAGGACTTGCTTTGTGTACATCAATATTTCCTTATCTTCAGAAAAAGGCACTAATATTACCATGTTAACAGAATCGCTATTATTCTACAATATCACAGATTTAAGAGCTACATCTAACAAGAATAGTAAAAATGTTTGATCAAAAACTGGCAAACATTATGTCTCTGCAttcttttacattcttttaGGCCCTGTCCTCAGGTTCCTGTCCTCCATCTGCTGACCCAGCAGTAGCCAGTGAATCCTCTGTTGACAATTCTTCTGGAGTCTTTTCCATCCCATTTTCTATCCTGTCTTCTTGCAGGTTTCCACTGGAAGCATTAGGACTAGCCTCCATAGTGTCTTTATAATTTCCCTCTGAGGACTGTGGAACAACTGATGCATTCAGCTCATTGGTCACTCCTCCGCTATGGGTTTTCATGTGtccctgaaaacacacacacacacacacacacacacacagttaatttCTCAATGTCTGTGTAATAACAACCTCTTACGTTTTGTTATTCAGTTCCAATACCTGCCCTAAATGAATAACAAGTTATAGTTTTTATATGGAAAGTGTTACAAATCAAGCTTCAACACATTGCAATGGCAGATACAGACATGTTGCTGAACCCTTACCTTTAGTCCACTGCGGCTAGCATACTCTTTGCCACAGTGCATACATCTGTAGGGCTTCTCAGAACGTGCAGGCTGTGGTGGAATCGCTGGAATATCTGGTTGGGTCacttcaacttctccttcatcttTAACCCAATTTCCATGATTTATCTCTGTAGGTTTGATAACCCCTTCCTTCCTCTTGGAACCTTGAGCATCCCTAGGTATTGTGTTCTCACTCTCCTCCTCTGGTGCTCCATTAGTATCTAATGAGGGCAATGATTCACCTCCTTCACTTAGCTCAAAATCCATGCCCTTTCCATTAACAGGCATGGCCTTCTGTGTACCTCTGAGCTCTGGCTTAGGTTGATGGGATGGGCTGGAGGGTGGTGTGAGTGCTGGTGAAAGATCAAGAGCAGCAGACTGAGGGTTGGATTTTGGCTCACTGACCACCAGATGAGAAGGTCCTGTGAAATCTCTGCTGTTGGGCAAAGAATCCTGGGAACTGGTTCTggtacagagggagagaggaatgttctcctcatcctccttaCTTACTACAGGACAAGTTTGAGACTTGTTATGAAGAGCTTTGAGAGCACTGAGACTATAATCACTAACACAGCTTGGGATAGCGTCATTGTTAAGATCTTCTTCTAAAGCACAGGAGTTAGCAGATGTGCTATCACTGGTAAATGGGCTTGTGGGGTCTTGCTTCTCCAATACTTGATCAGTAATCAGATTTACTTGACTAATAGGTGTGTCAGAGGCATCTTTATCAGAATCTTCTGCTTGTTTTGCATCAGGTGATGTGCTAGGTCTTGAAACAGTGCTTGAGTGAAGTGTGCTAGCAATAGGAGAAATACTCATACTCATATTAAGAGGAAGAGATTGGATGGTCTTTGGCAGTATAACACTGCCCATTTGGTCAGCTTGGTCCTCTGTTCCCAGATCTCCATTGCCCTCTGGTGGCAATTGCCCCCCTAGATGCATCCGAATGTGATGCTGAAGTACCACAGCATTAGTGAATTTACGCTGGCAGAGTGGGCAGGAATTCTGTGTGCGTGTATTTGGTGGACGTGCTCTATGGGTGGCCAGATGAGCCCTTAGACTTCCTTTAGTGGAGAAGGAGCGACCACAAAGCTTGCAGGGAAAAGGACGCTCACCAAGGTGAGTGGCCTGATGAAGACGAAGTGCCCTAGGGCAACTAAGTACACGCAGACAAACTCCACATTGGTTAGGCACCAGAGATGGTAGGGAGGGAATTGTTCCACAGATGCTCTGGGTGCTCAGATCACTGTTGGAATTAGGATTTAGACCCAAGGCTGTCATCATTTCCCTCCTGTACTCTGAGATAGTATtagtggttgtggtggtggagACATCATTGGCTTGAGTACTGCCATTAGTCTGGTCTTCATTGAAGGGTTTTGATGGAGGCTGCTTCTCCAGCTTCTGTGCTAGTCTCTGGAGCTTGCAGGTGTCAGAAGTAGCAGTTGaagaagatggagaggaggaggagggagatgAGGATTGGGGTTTGGGGTAAGGGGAAAAGGGAAAAGTGAGCTGGGGGTGAGGGGAGGGAAGGTGAGGAGGCCGCAAGAGGGCCAGGTGATGGGGAGAGGGACCCGAGGGAAACAGGATCTTGGGGAGGTGGGCCAGCTGGGAGTATGGAGAAGTGGGATGTATGGTGGAGTGTGGAG contains:
- the si:ch211-212k18.5 gene encoding sal-like protein 3, which translates into the protein MSRRKQKRPQQLVNADPGGTRLAPQDNQLAVKSPSNSLASEPTSSSSSSPSPSSLQDCQPPLAPRPSPGGLHAPSLPNESSSPPHWPSHIVPYTTSLPNTHSSLSPDFPHPSLSSQTHSPPPVQQKASHIPVHQPHSTISSPQMGISATTTGSSSASSSSLNAIPHPRSPNSTQQTSSSLPEEVQVPPTLAVLLEELRVLQQRQIHQMQMTEEICRQVLRLGGVITSQDTASLETPQRTSESLSPSLTTSGPSQATASSIPSSIATLVPESVSNLNICNTNGHKDSYSSSSSTPSSSASSLVSSGAPVLPLSLSLGIPRYLHEKSSNTSLSQTSAVSYQTPSLLTSSTQEQLSLSSAVGTSAGSLSTSTGRQQHVCRFCGKVLSSDSSLQIHLRSHTGERPYQCPVCLSRFTTRGNLKAHFLRHREQNPELSLSLLPPALSEQNQSGSGLVAVQRRRKRRAEDEEPFAVKGGVSVPDGLALGFLSGSSSRLSSSSLPLPPSVDLALLSTAHSLLQLNRASASTVASVSASIQSSSASTTPSSSSSAITNQFKGAKQQRFDENTPPHSTIHPTSPYSQLAHLPKILFPSGPSPHHLALLRPPHLPSPHPQLTFPFSPYPKPQSSSPSSSSPSSSTATSDTCKLQRLAQKLEKQPPSKPFNEDQTNGSTQANDVSTTTTTNTISEYRREMMTALGLNPNSNSDLSTQSICGTIPSLPSLVPNQCGVCLRVLSCPRALRLHQATHLGERPFPCKLCGRSFSTKGSLRAHLATHRARPPNTRTQNSCPLCQRKFTNAVVLQHHIRMHLGGQLPPEGNGDLGTEDQADQMGSVILPKTIQSLPLNMSMSISPIASTLHSSTVSRPSTSPDAKQAEDSDKDASDTPISQVNLITDQVLEKQDPTSPFTSDSTSANSCALEEDLNNDAIPSCVSDYSLSALKALHNKSQTCPVVSKEDEENIPLSLCTRTSSQDSLPNSRDFTGPSHLVVSEPKSNPQSAALDLSPALTPPSSPSHQPKPELRGTQKAMPVNGKGMDFELSEGGESLPSLDTNGAPEEESENTIPRDAQGSKRKEGVIKPTEINHGNWVKDEGEVEVTQPDIPAIPPQPARSEKPYRCMHCGKEYASRSGLKGHMKTHSGGVTNELNASVVPQSSEGNYKDTMEASPNASSGNLQEDRIENGMEKTPEELSTEDSLATAGSADGGQEPEDRA